From a region of the Mesomycoplasma ovipneumoniae ATCC 29419 genome:
- a CDS encoding ABC transporter ATP-binding protein — protein MKKIVKLHIFNIFYSLFIFCLTGLSVVTKRFLYQALLDNNQVQMWIWLGLDMFAIIISSLLSVIYNSLFTRIFGQLSAVKLIKEKLSIFNNLSYKEYVKNTPGNYFSLFFNEAFTKGESLFAFLFYIISLIFPIIAILATIFYINPIIGAIVFGLTLLWISFPVFFRKFFSEKIRQQLDSLENLNSEFSEKLNKFEAFLFFGKIHLLKKILKPTSKNASFMQRKYTFWDQFNANINLTIRKLFLILTDLAIIFLGIYYENPASTIIALVTINSANQLFISDFNTFIVLVVQYLSLKRQFKDSKLNENKPITNLNFEDFTEKIHKISVKNLNFDYENKKVLENINFEIIGGKKYLLQGDNGSGKSTFLKILMGIERDYKGEIFFNSTNLETISDKNIIQNISFIDNNPALIEGNLAENISFYSKTDLEKINELINLINLNDLKNKNLINYQEKTDLSVGQKQLINFASHVFETKKILIIDEGFSNLDKSNINNLINWLLEQDVTLLLVLHNLDQNLAEKFDFCLKF, from the coding sequence ATGAAAAAAATAGTTAAATTGCATATTTTTAATATTTTTTATTCACTTTTTATATTTTGTCTTACTGGTCTTTCGGTAGTTACAAAAAGATTTTTATACCAGGCTTTATTAGATAATAACCAAGTTCAAATGTGAATTTGGTTAGGCTTAGATATGTTTGCAATTATAATTAGCTCCCTTTTATCTGTTATTTATAATTCACTTTTTACAAGAATTTTTGGACAATTAAGTGCGGTAAAATTAATTAAAGAAAAATTGAGTATATTTAACAATTTATCATATAAAGAATATGTTAAAAATACGCCTGGAAACTATTTTTCATTGTTTTTTAATGAGGCTTTCACAAAGGGTGAGTCACTTTTTGCATTTTTATTTTATATTATTTCTTTAATTTTTCCAATTATTGCAATTTTGGCAACTATTTTTTATATAAATCCAATAATTGGTGCAATAGTTTTTGGTTTGACATTGCTTTGAATTAGTTTTCCCGTTTTTTTTAGAAAATTTTTTAGTGAAAAAATTAGACAACAACTAGACTCGCTTGAAAATTTAAACAGCGAATTTAGCGAAAAATTAAATAAATTTGAGGCATTTTTATTTTTCGGTAAAATTCATTTACTAAAAAAAATCCTAAAACCAACATCAAAAAACGCAAGTTTTATGCAAAGAAAATATACATTCTGGGATCAATTTAATGCAAATATAAATTTAACAATTCGCAAATTATTTTTAATTTTAACGGATTTAGCAATCATTTTTTTAGGAATTTATTATGAAAATCCAGCATCAACAATTATTGCTTTGGTAACTATCAATAGTGCCAATCAGTTATTTATCAGTGATTTTAACACTTTTATTGTTCTGGTTGTTCAATATTTGTCATTAAAAAGGCAATTTAAAGATTCTAAATTAAATGAAAATAAGCCTATAACAAACTTGAATTTTGAAGATTTTACAGAAAAAATTCATAAAATTAGCGTCAAAAACTTGAATTTTGACTATGAAAATAAAAAAGTGCTAGAAAATATTAATTTTGAAATTATAGGTGGTAAAAAATATTTGCTTCAAGGTGATAATGGCTCTGGAAAATCGACGTTTTTAAAGATTTTAATGGGTATTGAGCGCGATTATAAAGGTGAGATTTTTTTCAATTCAACTAATTTAGAAACAATTTCTGATAAAAATATTATTCAAAATATAAGTTTTATTGATAATAATCCGGCCTTAATTGAAGGTAATTTAGCTGAAAATATCAGTTTTTATTCAAAAACTGATCTTGAAAAAATCAATGAATTAATTAATTTAATTAATTTAAATGACCTAAAAAACAAAAACTTAATTAATTACCAAGAAAAAACAGATCTATCAGTTGGACAAAAACAGTTAATTAATTTTGCAAGTCATGTTTTTGAAACAAAAAAAATATTAATTATCGATGAAGGTTTTTCAAATCTTGACAAATCAAATATTAATAATCTTATAAATTGACTACTTGAGCAAGATGTTACCCTCTTGTTAGTTTTGCATAATTTAGACCAAAATTTAGCTGAAAAATTCGATTTTTGTCTAAAATTTTAA
- a CDS encoding MurR/RpiR family transcriptional regulator has product MSVLTISKNFKLTHIEKLIIRFIETKPQKFVELTINELAAILFISVGTITQLTKKLGFNNFKELKKFVIEWLKIDKDNNLYNENDEIENINLLYAHSIEKTLAILDVNQINRIANLMLKMDKIIVFGAGASLIAATEFTHNLRNLHLNAFRANSITDIAAWVDSPMNTCLFIFSTSMTSKSALAIAKLLKQQQIYTIFITSNISLEPTQYSEVVYVDNLEQNNSLFSIGAKISQLFVADLLTTKLQRELNVNRSDLYTEFMRVWHRKTKFD; this is encoded by the coding sequence ATGAGTGTACTTACTATTTCGAAAAATTTTAAATTAACGCATATTGAAAAACTAATAATTCGTTTCATAGAAACAAAACCACAAAAATTTGTGGAACTGACAATTAATGAACTTGCTGCAATTTTATTTATTAGCGTCGGAACAATTACTCAATTAACTAAAAAGCTTGGTTTTAACAATTTTAAAGAACTAAAAAAATTCGTAATTGAATGACTAAAAATTGATAAAGATAACAATTTATACAATGAAAATGATGAAATTGAGAACATAAATCTTCTTTATGCTCACAGTATTGAAAAAACTTTGGCAATTTTAGATGTTAATCAAATCAATCGAATTGCTAATTTGATGTTAAAAATGGATAAAATTATTGTTTTTGGTGCTGGCGCATCCTTAATTGCCGCAACTGAATTTACACATAATTTAAGAAATTTACACTTAAATGCTTTTAGGGCAAATTCAATCACTGATATTGCTGCCTGAGTTGATTCACCTATGAATACTTGTTTATTTATTTTTTCAACTTCTATGACTTCAAAAAGTGCACTTGCGATTGCTAAACTATTAAAGCAACAACAAATTTATACTATTTTTATTACTTCTAATATTTCACTCGAGCCGACTCAATATTCAGAAGTTGTTTATGTTGATAATTTAGAGCAAAATAATAGTCTTTTTTCAATAGGTGCAAAAATATCCCAACTTTTTGTGGCAGACTTATTAACTACAAAACTTCAAAGAGAACTCAACGTTAACCGCTC
- a CDS encoding ABC transporter ATP-binding protein encodes MNIFKLFNLARAKFILIIFIIFIKEVGLLVHIFSYKFVIEFFAEEKPTLNLGLTLVMLIAPLGIFILFSFLKGWIFSLLEMDIRNKLSDIIIKKIQNSSYFDLKFNRNSMISWFNYDLRLALEIIGNFLNIVTPLISIFGAISLMIILSLNWSWILILSTMILSLVLLLFQQKINKFASGPVMNLSRNSEIFSQHNLGLLNSFKSFYFHNKIEKFKQLFYTSYKNFSEKQIKEYKKVTKLNVWLNVLFSISVAFIIMEISVLTFYNFYSLTVFLSLLLYSNRLHSDIGGIVLALFSYKQSSFLFDKIVEDNNLPEQKIMIEEPIDSIEFQNVSFKFEDKTIIDNFNFVFEKNKKYLISAPNGAGKSTLIKIISGVYDTYEGKILINNNYEQKELHQKYLRDQIGLIDNQNLIFNTSLKNNITLFAENPDYQKLNSILTSLEIDFDLEAQISSNNLSEGQKQKIVFARLQYSPIKFWLIDEAFDNIQKDYSNILLGQLLKNPEFTIIFVSHHISDLQKLGFDEIINLEKSNHEKNS; translated from the coding sequence ATGAACATTTTCAAATTATTCAACCTAGCAAGAGCAAAATTCATACTAATAATTTTTATAATATTTATAAAAGAAGTAGGTCTTCTAGTTCACATTTTTAGTTATAAATTTGTTATTGAATTTTTTGCTGAAGAAAAACCTACCCTTAATTTAGGTTTGACCTTGGTTATGCTTATAGCACCACTTGGAATTTTTATCCTTTTTTCATTTCTAAAAGGTTGGATTTTTAGTCTTTTAGAAATGGATATCAGGAATAAATTAAGCGATATTATTATTAAAAAAATTCAAAACAGCTCCTATTTTGATTTGAAATTTAACAGAAATTCTATGATTTCCTGGTTTAATTATGATCTTAGACTTGCTTTGGAAATAATTGGTAACTTTTTAAATATAGTAACTCCACTTATATCAATTTTTGGTGCAATCTCATTAATGATAATTTTGTCATTAAATTGAAGTTGAATTTTGATTTTATCAACCATGATTTTAAGTTTAGTTTTGCTATTGTTTCAACAAAAAATTAACAAGTTTGCATCAGGTCCAGTCATGAATCTATCAAGAAATAGCGAAATTTTTTCACAGCATAATTTAGGGCTTCTTAATTCATTTAAATCATTTTATTTTCACAATAAAATAGAAAAATTTAAACAATTATTTTACACAAGTTATAAAAATTTTTCTGAAAAACAAATAAAAGAGTATAAAAAAGTGACAAAATTAAATGTTTGATTAAATGTTTTATTTAGTATTTCAGTAGCATTTATTATAATGGAAATATCAGTTTTAACATTTTATAATTTTTATAGTTTGACCGTTTTTCTATCACTACTTTTATATTCAAATCGATTGCATTCTGATATTGGTGGTATCGTTCTGGCATTATTTTCATACAAACAATCGTCATTTTTGTTTGACAAAATTGTTGAAGATAATAATTTGCCAGAACAAAAAATAATGATTGAAGAACCTATTGATAGTATTGAATTTCAAAATGTTAGTTTTAAATTTGAAGATAAAACTATCATTGATAATTTCAATTTTGTTTTCGAAAAAAATAAAAAATACTTGATTTCAGCACCAAATGGTGCTGGAAAATCTACCCTAATTAAAATAATTTCCGGAGTTTATGACACATACGAAGGTAAAATCTTAATAAATAATAACTATGAGCAGAAAGAATTGCACCAAAAATATCTAAGAGACCAAATCGGACTTATTGATAACCAAAATTTGATTTTTAACACAAGTCTCAAAAACAACATTACTTTATTTGCAGAAAATCCAGATTATCAAAAGTTAAATTCAATTCTGACATCACTAGAAATTGACTTTGACCTTGAAGCCCAAATTAGTTCTAATAATCTTTCAGAAGGTCAAAAACAAAAAATTGTTTTTGCACGGCTCCAATATTCTCCTATTAAATTTTGATTAATTGATGAAGCTTTTGACAATATTCAGAAGGATTATTCAAATATTTTATTAGGTCAATTGTTAAAAAATCCCGAATTCACTATTATTTTTGTCAGCCATCATATAAGTGATTTGCAAAAATTAGGCTTTGATGAAATAATTAACCTGGAGAAAAGTAATCATGAAAAAAATAGTTAA